Below is a genomic region from Leptolyngbya sp. CCY15150.
TCTAGAACCCCCCCCCCAAACTCGCCAACCCCGAACGAGAGAATCAGGGTTTCAGCGATCGCATTGGGTCATTTTGTAATCAAAGTGATTACAAAACTGGCAAATTGCCCTTGTAATCACAAAAAGCCAGTCTGCTAAAGTCAATACACCAACCCGAAACGGGCAGTTGCGCCAACATCCCTCTCTTGAGAGGGCAGTTTGTGCTGCGATGGCTTGGCATAGATCACCCAGGAAGGGTTCCAGTCAGTTTGAGGTGCAGAATAGTTATGGTCAACGGCTCATCCCATCTCTCAATACCCGCCGCATCAATGACCGCATCGATAACCGATGCCCACTATCAGGAGTGGCTTGATAGTGGCGTAGATGCTGAACTCATTAAGGCTAATGTCTGCAGCCTCAGCGGAGCTGCTATTTATGATTATCTGTTCTACGGAGAAGAGGTTTCCCGCACGAATACCGGACGCTTATCTTCGTTTTATCTCCGGGACTATGCGCCCCTAGAAGCAGGCGGCTGGTGGTGTAGTGGGCTAGATCCTCAATGCCAATGGGAACCAATGCTGTGGGGGCAGTTTAAGGCTGATACACCTCGACGACATTTGGATTATGGCGGGACAGGCCGTTCCAAACTTAAGGTCGTGAAGTATGAACCACCGGTTAAAGTAGCAACGCGAGCTTATTTTCTTATGGTACCCGACGCGATCGCTCAACGGGTTTATCAAACCGCAGGCGTCTGTCCATCCCCGGAAGACCAAGACCAAGGCTTTTGGCATTGTGTCTTAACCTACAATATTTTTATTCTGATTACAGAAGGGGCTAAGAAAGCAGGAGCGCTGCTCACTGCCGGTTATGCTGCCATTGCCCTTCCCGGTGTGAGCAGTGGCTACCGAGTGCAGAAAAATAACCAGGGAACGCGTTCAGGCAAGCGCTACTTAATTCCTGACTTGCAGCTCTTCGCCACCCCCGATCGCCAGGTCTACATCTGTTTTGACCACGATCAAAAGCCATCAACCCAAGCAGCGGTGCAGGCCAACACCTTGGTGCTAGGAGGACTGTGGCACGATGCGGGCTGTGATGTGCGGGTGATTGAGTTGCCGGGGCCCGAAAAAGGGGTGGATGACTTCATCATGCAGCGCTCTCAAGCAGCCTTTACCGATTGCTATGAGCAAGCCCTACCGCTCAACATTTGGCGATCGCGGCGGATGTATCAATTAACCTGTCCTGTGCAGGAAACGGTGCATCAGCGCTATCTAGACGTTACCTTGCCTGAGTCAGGCTTAGTCTGTATCAAATCTCCCAAAGGTACTGGAAAAACCTCCCTTCTAGAAGGCATCATCCGCCAAGCCACCCAGACGGGCCGTAAAACTTTGGTCATCAGTCATCGTATCCAGCTTGCCCGGGCCATTTGCCAGCTTCTGGGGCTGGATTATGTGAGCGAACTCCATCAATCTGAAACGTCTAACTTACTTGGCTTTGGCCTCTGTATTGACTCCCTTCATAGCCGTAGCCAAGCGCAGTTTATGGTATCTGATTGGAAAGGCGCGATCGTGGTGCTAGACGAATGCGAGCAGATTATCTGGCATGTTCTCAATAGCACCACCTGTCAGCAAGAGCGGGTGGTGATTTTAGAAACCTTCAAAGCGCTCCTGCGGCTGGTGTTATCCAGCGGTGGACTGGTCATTGCCCAAGATGCCGATCTATCCGACCTGAGTATTGAGCTGCTCACCACCTATGGCAGCGATCGCCCCGATGAACCCAATGCAGCTCCGATTCAGCCCTGGATCGTCGTCAACACCTGGAAACCAACACAGGCATGGCCGATCACGTTTTACAAAACACCGGATCCAGCAGCTCTATGGGTTGCCCTAGAACAGGCGGTGCAGCAAGGGCCTGTGTTTATCTGCATGGATGCCCAGAAACCTCGCTCTAAGTGGGGAACCGTCAACGTTGAAGCGCGCCTCCAGCAGCTTTTTCCCGATAAGCGCATTCTCCGCATCGACAGCCATACCGTCACCGATCCTAGCCATCCTGC
It encodes:
- a CDS encoding plasmid replication protein, CyRepA1 family translates to MTASITDAHYQEWLDSGVDAELIKANVCSLSGAAIYDYLFYGEEVSRTNTGRLSSFYLRDYAPLEAGGWWCSGLDPQCQWEPMLWGQFKADTPRRHLDYGGTGRSKLKVVKYEPPVKVATRAYFLMVPDAIAQRVYQTAGVCPSPEDQDQGFWHCVLTYNIFILITEGAKKAGALLTAGYAAIALPGVSSGYRVQKNNQGTRSGKRYLIPDLQLFATPDRQVYICFDHDQKPSTQAAVQANTLVLGGLWHDAGCDVRVIELPGPEKGVDDFIMQRSQAAFTDCYEQALPLNIWRSRRMYQLTCPVQETVHQRYLDVTLPESGLVCIKSPKGTGKTSLLEGIIRQATQTGRKTLVISHRIQLARAICQLLGLDYVSELHQSETSNLLGFGLCIDSLHSRSQAQFMVSDWKGAIVVLDECEQIIWHVLNSTTCQQERVVILETFKALLRLVLSSGGLVIAQDADLSDLSIELLTTYGSDRPDEPNAAPIQPWIVVNTWKPTQAWPITFYKTPDPAALWVALEQAVQQGPVFICMDAQKPRSKWGTVNVEARLQQLFPDKRILRIDSHTVTDPSHPAYGCMAHLIPLMQQYDIVIASPSIGSGISFNVPDYFVAVFGIFQGTIPDSEIRQALARVRQSVPRHVWVRPFGVNRIGNGSTDYQAVVASTVRTQQANLRLLKDVDFDLDYTYDPVTLRTWAKFAARANTSLTKLRDVLEATLVQEGHTVTAVTPASQDKKRLSDINKQQTNIRDRSCQDEANGVVNAADITDDLYQRLQDQRYKTPEERQQEEKYRLQQRYGVEVTADLYLHHQQGWYQQLRLHYYLTHASDQVRSRDRQHWRDHLSRGQGIISPQDVRTYTERVEALKLLGLVDLLQDGKDVHGDHDLVQAIVARSRQWRYDLKTLFRISITENMGSMQIIQALLGLIGVKLHRQRRSRLRDGSRNWIYRYSSPTDGRDRIFEAWAQQQVTPEGHPLDSIDLTNKGVTANAEGPPWSASEPLNSSPAPQPMDEQVELDQTLMYQVLVQQVLTSPSDVPEAVSSNLAEATTDLDRAIATELANLPDPGVDASAKDYESVQNSPRIKSPHS